In Tursiops truncatus isolate mTurTru1 chromosome 10, mTurTru1.mat.Y, whole genome shotgun sequence, the sequence AAAAGTGCCCAGCAGATACAGTGCTGCTTGTTTGGTAGGAGGCTTTGAGAACATCTAATATATGGTGAAGAACAAGCTACCAAAGCCCCTGCCCACATGAGCTTCCTGGTGGCAAAGATAATTGTATGATAGAAGAAGGTGAAGGGTGTAGATTCCACATTGTTTGTAGACGCCAAACAAtgaagtttaaatttattttgcagatgacaaaAATTTATAGAAAGCTTCTGAGCAGGGACTGACATAATTGGCTCGAGTGTTAGGAAGGTGTCTCTAATGGCAGTAGAGAAGCGATTCCATTCAGTATTTTGTCAAATATTGATTGGATTTCCTCTGTGAGAGGCCTTAGTTACAGTGGTGAGACAGACAGGCTGATCTTCTGGGGCTGATATCCAAGTGGGAGGAGAGAGATAATCAACACATTGATAACTCAGCAAGATATTTCAAATAGAAGTTCTGAGGCCtgtgaaattatttgaaataaaaccaGGTGCTGTGATAGTAAGTACCTGATGCTTTAGATAAGGGAACCCACAACCCAGGGAATAAAAGTTCCAGGCCAAGGCAGGGAGGAGTTTGTGCTCAAGGAATATAAGGTCTGTATGCTAGGAGATTAGTAACGTAAAGGGGTAAAAATGAGGCTGGGGATTAAACAGGTACCTGAACATGTTGGACCTTATAGGCCAAAAGAAGGCACCAGATTCTTATTGTGTCATGGGAAACTCTTAGAATTTTTAATAACTCTAGCCACTATGGGGAGAATGAATTTTATGGGATCAAAAGTAGAAAGAAGCAGGGAATAAAATTGAAAGCTTATTGCAATAATTCTGGTGAAATTATTAGAATTAGATCTAGGAGGAGAAAGTCAAAAGGATTTATTGAAGAGTTAGGTTTTATGGGTGAAGAATCAAGTAGCTAACATTTGTTAGCCCTTTATATGTTTAGGAAACTATGCCAAGCTCTTTAGAAACATAAACTCACTTCATCTGCTCAACATACACATTATCTAGATGcaacttttctctccttttaattGAGCAAAGTGTGGGGCTGGTGTTAGACCCAAGGCAGTGTGGCCCCAGAGGTTCTGTGCTTATCTACTTCCCTGCGGTGCTAATAAAGTTCTTGGATAATCACGAATTCTAGGAGAGGATGAGTTTTCTGAGACTGGAACATGACAATTTTTAAATCCCCTTAGCCAACTCCATTGTGGATGTCAAGTGAGTAGTTGTATATGTGAGTCTGGAATTCAAAGGCAAATGGGGACTGGGcatagaaatttttgaaaattttggaaatagatattttaatgttGTCAGCATGGCATGAGATTGGAGATTACCCATGGAGGAAGAATAAAGAAGTGAGTTTATCCTGGAGGCATTCCAAACtttagagaaaaagagacagcaaaAGATTCTAAAGAGTGACAAGTGAGTTTGGGAGAAAATCAGGAGAGCGGAGtcaaaaaagtcaagaaaataatgtatttcacCAAGGAGGACATGACCAAGTTGGTGTGATGTCTAGAAGGCTAAGAACAAACATGAGCTTTGGATATAGTTAATAGAGATCCCTGGGAACTCGGGTTATGGGACTGAAGGGAGGCCCAGACACCATCTGGGACAACTTCGGTACTCAATTATTACTTCTTTCCTAGGAACAGCTCCACTCAGGGCTGAGCGCCATGTGTGGCCATTATGTTTTTACCCTCTGTCTTGGGCCATCATATTTGATCGATGCAGGCATCTGCCCAGCTGGATCAATCAGATTTGTTTTCCTAGAAATTAGGAAAAGGACCTGAAGAAAAAGACAGGACCAAGTATTCACTAATTGCTTAAGTGTGGTCAGCAAACTTAACtttcaagagaatttttttttgtttaaataatctggaattgttttttttttatgtttacatCCAAAAGAACTTCCATTAATGCACTTGCAACTTCTTAAGAATATATGTAAACTATATTTGTCAAACATATGCATAAACACATAATCCTATGTTTTCACTCAGTCCTCACGAAAATATGAATTTTCGCCTACATTACAGATAAGGGAACAGTGGTTAGTAATTTACCACAGACCACAAAGATAGAAAACGGTAATTCAAGACTTCAAGTGTATGTCTTCATGGTTCAAaatgtcactttctttttctctgggcCTCTGAGAAATGTCATGAGAAATAAGAATGcttataatagcaataataatagccCAAACATGGAGCATTAACCATGTGCCATGCACTGGCCAAAatgcttaacaaatattaatgTTATTCACCCCCAAACATGTAAGATAGGAACTACTGTTGTCTCCAtttataaggaaacagaggcatagAGCGGTTGGTTAagacacagagacaaagaataagcATCCCTCTGTACAAGCTTTCCAGCTCCTTTTTATCTCTGAAAAGGGGTGTTGGGAATGTTTCTTGTAAACTTAATAAATGATTTATTCAATGACATAGACCCTGTTGAATATATTTATCAAGACTAGCAATGGAAGACAAGTTCAAAGGGCCTTAAGAAGAAATTCATGGACTTCCTCCTTAATCAGGCTAAAAAATAAACACCCcactgtttttatttacttttaaatctcATGAGATACAGTCATTTTGGGCCTTCAGGCCTCTGAGAatcaaaatttttccaaatggGCTATCTTGCATTCTGAGTTATGAAGTGTTAAGACCTGATCTAACTTCTCGAGAGTATATAGGTCTATTGCACATAGTGAATAAATGGTGACAAATTTACTCTTTTTCAATGTGTTCTTTATGCATTTTGTCTGTCCTTTCCTCTCTAGCCTTAACTTTTGGATCTTTACACCTCAGACTCTAAAATCCTAGACTCCAAGCTGTTGACAGGAATCCATGGAGCTCTGGGTATTCCTTTTATGAGCCCCATGAAATATCTATCTATGTCCAATATGTGTACTTTTTACCAGTTTCTCAAAGTTTCTCCACATGTTAAGAACTACTCTCCTCGGGGAAACAGTACTCTGAAATATCCAGATTACAACTGCTTAAGACATATGGATAGCCCACCCACCCATCTCTAATGCGTAATGAGCCCCTATTCTGTGTTCTGTCTAGCATGGAACACAGTGGAAGAGATGTCAAGGAGAGAGGCTCACTTGGCATTAGCTTTCTTTGAAAGAGCTTTCTGGCCAATGGAAGGACAGTCATACTGGTAAATAAGTTGAGAAAACCGTATTTGGTATGATAAAGTTAAGTTGCTGTAACAGAGACTCAACAATAAGTTAGCTTAAAGACAGTCTTGTTCATGGAACAGATACACTATGATTAGTCCAGCTCTGTGGGGCAGCTCTGCCCCTCCTGATCAATCAGGAACTCTTGTTCCTTACAAGTCATTGTTCTGCCACCCCTAGAGCCCGATGGTCTCTGCTGGGTCAAACAAGATCAGCACCTTCATAGCTGGCAGGAACAGGAAAGGTTTTAAAGCCTGGGAGTGTCTTCTACTTACACTCCAAAAAGAGCACTTAGTCACATACTCCCGTCTGCTCCTAGACGAGCCAGGAATGTTATCTCACACTAGGGAGCCACCTGTCCAGCTATACCTTATTATAATACAGTGAACCACTTTCACTGGAAAGAAATACCAGTTGTATCACAATAAGCCAAGATGTTTTCACAGAATAAAGCCCATTCTGAGGACACCGAAGAATACAGTGGCATGCTGACAATCCTGAGACTGTAGAAAGTTTACAGTaggtaagaaaaggaaatgggtaACCCACTTGAGAACTGCTCATTTTGCCTCATTTCCTGATGTGTAGAGAACAAGGTGGGATTTGACTCAGGAAGACCTGGATTTGAAAGGCCCAGTCCAGCACTTATTGTCAAGATATGTGTTATGCAAGTCTCTTCTATAATTTAACGTAAATGTGCTTGTAATCAAGTCTAAGAATATTCAAGATAAAGAATCAACATAATAAGTTGGTAAACATAAACCTGTATATTTATATCAAGCATTTATATCAACCTTAATAAAAGCTGCTTTTGGATTGAGAAACCAGTAGCTTTGGACATGGGAAGACagctcagagaagcagagacaagTTGTCCTGTCTCCATTCCACTTTTAAACAAGAGGAAACCCCAAGtactcttttattttacttaagtatagttgattcacaatgttaaTTTCCAAGTACTCTTATTGTTTCTCTGGTAGAACTTGACTGCCTTCGACGTATTTTATGTTGATTGATCATCCCCCTTTCTCCTCCACCATTTATCATGTGATATCCAAGAAGGCAGACTGTTTTAATGTCTTCAGCCCACAGAAGTGTCtacttccattttccattttcctagcATCAGGGTTTACCTCTTACCTCTTCTGTGATGTTCTCCACCTTTTTTCACTGACAGTTGTGCAAAATGTCACCTGCAGTTTACTGTCCTGTTGGTCTCCTAGCTACACTAAGTACATTGAATATACAGTTCGACCTGAGGTTATGGACCAGCTTTAGCGACCTATCTGAAACATACAAGAAAAGAATCAGATAAAATCAACTTAAATTTACAGATTGTAAACAGTACTTGACCCAAacatcttaacaaaatattagaacaGAAAGCGCAAAACTCTTTTGAGTGAAAGAATAGGTGGCCCTGAAAAGGGCCTTTGGTTTTAGTAGGCTCAGGGAGATAGCCAACAGGAGTTCAGCCACCAAAGCCATAAAGAGTGCGGCCCTGCCGCTTGAGCGCGTAGACCACGTCCATGGCGGTGACAGTCTTGCGCTTGGCGTGCTCGGTGTAGGTTACAGCGTCCCGGATCACGTTCTCCAAAAACACTTTCAACACCCCGCGGGTCTCCTCGTAGATAAGACCAGAGATACGCTTGACGCCACCACGTCGGGCTAAGCGACGGATAGCAGGCTTGGTGATGCCCTGGATGTTATCTCGCAGAACTTTGCGGTGGCGCTTGGCGccacccttccccagcccctttcCACCTTTACCACGCCCGGACATCCCGAAAGTACAGCGATCACACCCGCAGCGAAGTGATCTCCACAGCGCCacttaggagttttatagtaatgtgACGGACCTGTTTGAAAACTGCAAGAACAGGGGCGGTGACCACATTCAGTTCCCACCCTTCGCTTATTTGTCCCTTGCTCAGAGCTGTGGCAACTATGAGGGGCGCCTGAAGCGACAGTGGATCCTGGAGTTGGGATTTAATAAATGCTCCTATATATGGATACGTGTGTTTGTGCATCCGTACAATACGGGCAGCCGTTAAGTGGGGCAACAGATCATACACTTTCCACAAAGAAGCCTGATACTTGTTCTTCAGTCTttccaaaatatgaaataatcaGTTAGTACACGCTGTTGTCCcttataaaatgctttaaatacggttttaaataaatcatatcTTTATTGTTTAAGCTTCCATTAGTTTTGTCCATTTATGTTTGGTTAACTAAGCAGAGCTCTTTGGTATGCAGGCTGGATGACCCCACAGAGGGAACTAAAAATATAAGAAGGTTACACGTTTAAGAGGTCAAGTCAGGTTAAAAATCACTGAGCGCTACATTGGAggtttataaatatgtatatcccaaagtgataaaaaaaaaaccttgttctGCTGTAAGTCTAAGATTTATGGtttgattatatatttaattgtGGACAGTTTGTATCTGGCATTGTATCTGTCACCGCATTCTATTTCTGCAACCAGGTGGCATTACAGTGTCCGGTCAAGCTCTGGAGACAGCCTTCTCTACATACtagcttgtgaccttgggcagcttacactcagtttttttccttttatcgaTAAATGTATAAGAAAGTGTAAATTATAGAGCACTTGAATTTAAAAGAGATAATCCAAATTGCTTAAAATAATATCTGTAAATAAGTAATCACTCAGCATTATTTATTATGACATATTATAGTATCATGTCTGCTCCCAACTCCTCTACTCAAAATTCACTCCTCTAAAGTGAAAGTCTAAGTGATTATCTAATTTACTAAAACCTTCTTTTTGAGGactcctcaaaataataaatacctaAAGATTTAATTTATGGTTAATTCCCTTGAGTTCCAGCTGACTTGGATAGCCTTGGCTTTTTCTCCATGGTCTGTGAAGAGGCCCAAGTTCGTCaaagcagttctatgagtttACACTGCACAGAAACAAATTCCAGAATGGCATTCTTAACCTGGGCTATATAGATGGATTCAGAGCATCTGGAAACTTGTATTGAGCAAAacctctctctttgtctttacttTGTACTCCAAGTGAACCTTAGCATTTCCTCCACTTGTGAATGCAGGCAACAAACAGTGTGAGTGGCAGGACCTGTGCTATATTCATAACCATGTTGCAGTTGCAGCCGTCAATATCTCAATCtctaatattgtttaaatatattacaCCTTCTAAACTGTAGTAATTCTTGGTCATATGGGTAATCTTgttatttaatgtattaataaagaaacacatgtGAATACTTCACCAGTTTGGATTTTTGATAAGTTTGATAATGGTATTTTAATACAACTGTTTCCTTTGTAATCCTATGTATATTATCTTAAGCACTGAAAAGCATTATTCTGGGAAGGGACTCATAAGGTTTATCAGAAATACAAAGAAGTCCATGGCTGCTTCAAAATAAACCTATGTTAAAGACAAACAGGcctgaagaagaaaatcaaagcacTTTCTACCATCAATCTATTTCCTACTGAACATAACGCGTAACCTATAATGTGTTTCCTATAAACCTATATCCTTGCTTAAATAAGAAATGTAGTAATGAATATAAATGCTTTTCAATTTCCCTCTCTTAAGGGAATTCTATATAAGTATGTGTGGGAGTATTGTGCATGTGTATATTCCTTAATTCTTTCACTTGGATACTTTGCCAAAGTTTATCTTCCAAAGCATGACAGAACCCTGAACCCAAGAGCTTGTGAACATTTTAATAACTGATCCTTCCTAATAAAGTCAATGTAAATAAGTGAATCTTTAAAGCCCCATAAAGCGGTCCAACTCTATTTTATGTACCTGGACCTCCTCTGCCATCAGCTAGTGCAACACAAGCCCAACTACCAGGTCAAGAGGATCATTGattattgcttttgctattttccTACATAAATTTTGAATGCTTAAAGCCCCCAAATTAACTAACCCTCTAAATAGTCACAAAAAGCTATGATAAAACTTTTCCAAGCTAAATAATGACTTTTCTTATCAGATATTGCTGTTATTCCAAGCAGCCTTTACCACAGTTCTTGTACAGAAATCCTGAAAGAGCCTGTGTTATTTCTCCTCATATGAAACAGATTTTCCAGGTAAATGTCAATGAGAATCAAGCAGTTGTTGAAGGCATGAAAAGCCAAGAATGTATAGAATGTCACTTGAGAGCAAGGATTGAAGACACAAAgagaagaatttatattttaaaggaaactcaaAAAGTTGTCTCTCTGACCTGTGAATCTGTAGGAGTGTCGGGATTTTGAAAAAGGCTGAGACCAAAGTGATAAAAACTGGAAGAAGGAACTGTAAAGGTCTCAAAGCTTGAGCTGTCCCGATTCATTGTAGAATATAACTGGTGTGGTTCCTCCACaggagatttttaattttttgctttcctGAATTGTAACAAACACAACTCCGAGACAGAGCTGAGACTAGGTTGCTTTCAAGCTGGAAGCCAGCTGGGAACCAATCAGCGCGCAGTGGcgctgtgtgtatatataacacacacattCTCGGTCTGGGTACTCAACTCTGAGTCTTAAATTTTTACTGTTAGGCATCCACACCAACAACCATGTCTGAATCCGTACCTGCTGCGCCTCCTGTTACTTCTGCGGAAAAGACGTCTGTGAAGAAGAAGGCTCGCAAGTCTGCTGGTGCCGTGAAGCGCAAGGCGTCCAGGCCCCCGGTATCCGAGCTCATCATCAAGGCTGTCGGCGATTCCAAGGAGCGCAGCGGCGTGTCCCTGGCTGCGCTCAAGAAGGCGCTGGCAGCTGGCGGCTACGACGTGGAGAAGAACAACAGTCGGATCAAGCTGGGTCTCAAGAGCCTGGTGAGTAAGGGCACCCTGGTGCAGACCAAGGGCACTGGCGCCTCGGGCTCTTTCAAGCTCAACAAGAAGTCGGCCACCGGGGAAGCCAAGCCCAAAGCCAAGAAAGCGAGCGCGACCAACCCCAAGAAGGCTTTTGCCCCCAAGGGGCAAAGAAGCCCAAGAAGGCCACAGGCGCTGCCAGTCCGATAAAAACCGCTAAGCAGACCCCGAAGGCAAAGAAACCATTAGCAGGTACCGGGGCCAAGAAAGTGGTCAAGAGCCCGAAAAAGGTGAAGACAGCCAAACCGAAGATGGCCAAGAGTCCAGCCAAGGCCAGAATTCATAAGCACAAGGTAGCCAAGCTTAAAGCGGTCAAGCCAAAAAAGGCGACCCCcaaaaagaagtaagaaaaaaagacttgagTACCTTAAAGGCTCTTTTCAGAGCCACCCAATTAATCTTAAAGAACTTGTAACACCATTTTTGCCAGAGGCGGAGGTTGGGAGGAGCGGTTTTATTTCCTCGCTCGGAATGGAGGTCCCAGTGCACAGGAATCTTTCACAGAAAAGGTGGTTGGCTCTGAAAAGAGCCTTTGGGTTTTAAGTTGGCACTTGTTGGCATTAATAATTTATGCTCTCTCTCCGCGGATGCGGCGGGCGAGCTGGATGTCCTTGGGCATGATGGTGACGCGCTTGGCGTGGATGGCACACAGGTTGGTGTCCTCGAAGAGCCCCACCAGGTAGGCCTCGCACGCCTCCTGCAGCGCCATCACGGCCGAGCTCTGGAAGCGCAGGTCGGTCTTGAAGTCCTGCGCGATCTCGCGCACCAGGCGCTGGAACGGCAGCTTGCGGATCAGCAGCTCCGTGGACTTCTGGTAGCGGCGGATCT encodes:
- the LOC101327207 gene encoding histone H4, with the translated sequence MSGRGKGGKGLGKGGAKRHRKVLRDNIQGITKPAIRRLARRGGVKRISGLIYEETRGVLKVFLENVIRDAVTYTEHAKRKTVTAMDVVYALKRQGRTLYGFGG
- the LOC101338262 gene encoding histone H3.1, with the protein product MARTKQTARKSTGGKAPRKQLATKAARKSAPATGGVKKPHRYRPGTVALREIRRYQKSTELLIRKLPFQRLVREIAQDFKTDLRFQSSAVMALQEACEAYLVGLFEDTNLCAIHAKRVTIMPKDIQLARRIRGERA